One stretch of bacterium DNA includes these proteins:
- a CDS encoding FAD-dependent oxidoreductase — protein sequence MRHEGLLSDAQLRAELNRCEYCEEKPCREACPAHCSPADFIMAARSGEPADYRRAAALILGANPLGGVCGLVCPDSFCMAACVHAGFSTPIEIPAVQATLIHKAHQAGLPPFSQAPAAGKTVAIIGAGPAGIGAAAVLAQLGYAVDLYEQGRKPGGMARLIPGFRLDHKVLQADIDFMLSLGRITLRRKRIDDPAALLGPCAVVIVCTGLERPVPLEVPGGEAALSWPSFLESRTRLQGERVAVIGGGAVAVDAAVTARRRGAGHVELIYRRKAENMPLTAYERELILREGIELTTCARVVEVVPAAGNGAGPQAGKAGMRQESRIAGLRIEKLMLPAGASPEPRHFVPDPQEPPHFRRFDRVIAAIGSRSAAPAREIPGLFYAGDLVLGSSTVVESVASGKNAALAADAFIRSGKPGALKKLAKSHAIQTGRSLVPSPAKSHAILTGRNLRPVALDYDFFGRPLLSPFLLSAAPHTDGLLQLRTAYEKGWSGAVVKTAFDNVPVHIPGSYMFVLGPSTYGNCDNVSGHPLDQVCREVEALVREFPDRLTLASTGGPVTGEDDADRAVWQSNTRKLEAAGAMGIEYSLSCPQGGDGTKGDVVSQDAELTARIIDWVLERGSAEIPKLFKLTAAVTAIGPIAAAIAAVFSRHPGKKAGITLANSFPAMAFRKAPGRCWEEGVVIGLSGEGVLPISNYTLARVAGMGLAVSGNGGPMNYKAAADFLALGARSVQFCTIVMKYGYGIVDELHSGLSFLLQARGFRSVAELIGSALPDPITPFEALSSHKMIPQVDAVLCEHCGNCTRCPYQAIVLDRKRVPRFDAARCIGCSLCAQKCFAGAISMRERTAAEAAAFQEK from the coding sequence GTGAGACACGAAGGACTACTGAGCGATGCCCAACTCAGGGCTGAGTTGAACCGCTGCGAATACTGCGAGGAGAAACCCTGCCGGGAGGCCTGCCCAGCGCACTGCTCGCCGGCCGATTTCATCATGGCGGCGCGCAGCGGCGAACCCGCCGATTACCGTCGCGCCGCCGCCCTGATCCTCGGGGCCAATCCCCTCGGCGGGGTCTGTGGCCTGGTCTGCCCGGACAGCTTTTGCATGGCGGCCTGTGTGCACGCCGGTTTTTCGACTCCGATCGAGATCCCGGCCGTGCAGGCGACCTTGATCCACAAGGCCCATCAGGCCGGCCTGCCGCCCTTTTCCCAGGCCCCGGCCGCCGGCAAAACCGTCGCGATCATCGGCGCCGGACCGGCGGGGATCGGGGCGGCGGCGGTGCTGGCGCAGTTGGGCTATGCCGTCGATCTCTACGAACAGGGGCGAAAACCCGGAGGGATGGCGCGGCTGATACCTGGCTTCCGCCTCGACCATAAGGTCCTGCAGGCGGATATCGATTTTATGCTCTCGCTGGGCAGGATCACGTTGCGCCGCAAACGGATCGACGATCCGGCCGCGCTCCTCGGCCCCTGCGCCGTCGTGATCGTCTGCACCGGGCTCGAGCGCCCGGTCCCGCTCGAGGTCCCGGGTGGAGAGGCCGCCCTCAGCTGGCCGTCCTTTCTCGAGAGCCGTACCCGCCTGCAGGGCGAGCGGGTGGCGGTGATCGGCGGGGGGGCCGTGGCCGTCGATGCCGCCGTCACCGCCCGCCGCCGCGGCGCCGGCCACGTCGAGCTCATCTACCGACGCAAGGCCGAGAACATGCCTCTCACCGCCTATGAGCGGGAGCTGATCCTGCGCGAGGGGATCGAACTCACCACCTGCGCGCGCGTCGTGGAGGTGGTACCCGCCGCCGGCAATGGCGCCGGGCCGCAAGCCGGTAAAGCTGGAATGCGGCAGGAATCCCGGATTGCCGGCCTGCGCATTGAAAAACTGATGCTCCCCGCCGGTGCTTCTCCTGAGCCGCGCCATTTCGTCCCCGATCCGCAGGAGCCCCCACACTTCCGCCGCTTCGATCGGGTCATCGCTGCGATCGGCAGCCGCAGCGCGGCGCCGGCGCGCGAAATCCCCGGCCTCTTTTACGCCGGTGATCTCGTCCTGGGCTCCTCGACCGTGGTCGAGTCGGTGGCCTCGGGCAAGAACGCCGCCCTCGCCGCCGACGCCTTTATCCGCAGCGGAAAGCCTGGCGCGCTCAAAAAGCTGGCCAAGAGCCATGCCATCCAGACCGGCCGGAGCCTGGTACCATCTCCAGCCAAGTCGCATGCCATCCTGACCGGCCGGAACCTGCGTCCGGTGGCGCTCGACTACGACTTTTTCGGCCGCCCTCTCCTCTCCCCTTTCCTCCTCTCCGCGGCCCCGCACACCGACGGCCTGCTGCAGTTGCGCACCGCCTATGAAAAGGGCTGGTCTGGCGCGGTGGTCAAGACCGCCTTCGACAACGTTCCCGTCCACATCCCCGGCAGCTACATGTTCGTGCTCGGGCCTTCGACCTATGGCAACTGCGACAACGTCTCCGGCCATCCCCTCGACCAGGTTTGCCGAGAGGTCGAAGCTCTCGTCCGGGAATTCCCCGACCGCCTCACCCTGGCCTCGACCGGGGGACCGGTTACCGGCGAAGACGACGCCGACCGGGCGGTTTGGCAGTCCAACACCCGCAAGCTCGAGGCGGCCGGGGCGATGGGCATCGAATACAGCCTATCCTGCCCCCAGGGCGGCGACGGCACCAAAGGCGACGTGGTCTCGCAGGACGCAGAGCTGACCGCCAGGATCATCGACTGGGTTCTGGAAAGAGGCTCGGCGGAGATCCCCAAGCTCTTCAAACTCACCGCCGCTGTCACCGCCATCGGCCCGATCGCAGCCGCCATCGCGGCGGTGTTCAGCCGCCATCCCGGCAAAAAGGCGGGGATCACCCTGGCCAACAGTTTTCCGGCTATGGCCTTCCGCAAAGCCCCCGGCCGGTGCTGGGAGGAAGGCGTCGTCATCGGCCTCTCCGGGGAGGGCGTGCTGCCGATCAGCAATTACACCCTCGCCCGTGTCGCCGGCATGGGCCTAGCGGTCTCGGGCAACGGCGGTCCGATGAACTACAAGGCAGCGGCCGACTTTCTCGCCCTCGGCGCCCGCAGCGTGCAATTCTGCACCATCGTGATGAAGTACGGCTATGGCATCGTCGACGAACTCCATTCCGGGCTCAGCTTCCTCCTGCAGGCGCGCGGATTCCGCTCGGTGGCGGAGTTGATTGGTTCCGCCCTGCCCGATCCCATCACCCCCTTCGAGGCCCTGAGCAGCCACAAGATGATCCCACAGGTTGATGCCGTTCTCTGCGAGCACTGCGGCAACTGTACGCGCTGCCCCTATCAGGCGATCGTTCTGGACCGTAAACGGGTGCCGCGCTTCGATGCCGCGCGTTGCATCGGCTGCTCGCTCTGCGCGCAAAAGTGCTTCGCCGGGGCCATCTCCATGCGGGAGCGCACCGCGGCGGAGGCGGCCGCATTCCAGGAAAAATAA
- the ssnA gene encoding putative aminohydrolase SsnA, whose amino-acid sequence MEPPLLIDHATIIVPGAPFRVLHNHALLIEAGAIKAVAPSADLHAASSNGPERAVAPGSPPGVRIIDAAGRILMPGFINAHTHCYSTFARGLTKTVSAESFEAVLKNLWWRLDKALTLEDCYWSALSALMESIRSGTTTLIDHHASPCAIRGSLEAVARAFAECGLRGCLCYEVSDRDGAAAARAGLEENAAFIRACRERRDPRIVAMFGLHASFTLSDKTLAAAAALGHDLDCGFHIHAAEAALDQEYTLRQYGQRVVERLHSHGLLGPGSIAAHGVHLDEREMELLADTGAALVHNPQSNLNNAVGIADLTTLHEKGVLTGLGTDAMTTRMGAEVRTALWCQHLLHRDAAVGFQAASSALLVNNPKIAGNLFGLRLGELSAGAPADLILIDYDPPTPLREENGLGHFIYGIAEAPVDTTIVAGKVLMEHRQLRLDIDEREVQARAREQAEALWQRL is encoded by the coding sequence GTGGAACCCCCCCTGCTCATCGACCACGCTACAATCATCGTTCCCGGTGCCCCCTTCAGGGTACTGCACAATCACGCCCTCCTCATCGAAGCGGGAGCGATCAAGGCCGTCGCACCCTCCGCTGACCTCCACGCCGCAAGTTCCAATGGCCCGGAGCGGGCTGTCGCTCCCGGCAGCCCGCCCGGCGTTCGGATCATTGACGCGGCCGGCCGGATCCTCATGCCCGGCTTTATTAACGCCCATACCCACTGCTACAGCACCTTCGCGCGCGGGTTGACCAAGACCGTGTCGGCGGAGTCGTTCGAGGCGGTCCTGAAGAATCTCTGGTGGCGGCTCGACAAGGCCCTCACCCTCGAGGACTGCTACTGGAGCGCCCTCTCCGCCCTGATGGAGTCGATCCGCAGCGGCACCACAACCCTGATCGATCATCACGCCAGCCCCTGCGCGATCCGTGGTTCGCTCGAGGCCGTTGCCCGCGCCTTTGCGGAGTGCGGCCTGCGCGGCTGCCTCTGTTATGAAGTCTCCGACCGCGACGGCGCCGCAGCGGCTCGAGCAGGGCTGGAGGAAAACGCCGCCTTCATCCGCGCCTGCCGGGAGCGCCGCGATCCGCGCATCGTGGCGATGTTCGGGCTGCACGCCTCCTTCACCCTCAGCGACAAGACTTTGGCGGCTGCGGCTGCCCTCGGCCATGATCTCGACTGCGGCTTTCATATCCACGCCGCAGAGGCCGCTTTGGATCAGGAATATACCCTGCGCCAGTACGGACAGCGCGTGGTCGAGCGGCTGCACAGCCATGGCCTCCTCGGACCCGGATCGATCGCCGCGCATGGCGTCCACCTCGATGAGCGGGAGATGGAGTTACTGGCCGATACCGGCGCCGCGCTGGTCCACAATCCCCAGTCCAATCTCAACAATGCGGTGGGCATCGCCGATCTCACCACCCTCCACGAGAAAGGGGTGTTGACGGGATTGGGTACCGACGCCATGACCACCCGCATGGGGGCGGAGGTGCGCACCGCCCTCTGGTGCCAGCACCTCCTACACCGGGATGCCGCGGTGGGCTTTCAGGCAGCCTCCTCCGCCCTGCTCGTCAACAATCCGAAAATCGCCGGCAACCTCTTCGGCCTGCGATTGGGCGAGCTATCGGCAGGCGCCCCGGCTGACCTCATCCTCATCGACTACGATCCGCCCACCCCCCTGAGAGAGGAAAATGGACTGGGCCATTTTATCTATGGCATCGCGGAGGCGCCGGTGGATACCACTATAGTCGCGGGCAAGGTGCTCATGGAACACCGGCAGCTGCGGCTGGACATCGACGAAAGGGAGGTCCAGGCCCGGGCGCGGGAACAGGCGGAGGCGTTGTGGCAGAGGCTGTAA
- a CDS encoding M28 family peptidase codes for MKLLHIGAIVPFFILCCSPSAPDINGAGVAVEVADDVVTANLMPWIEKLAAVRMMDTHVNCEGFKEEELFPACDLNRDAAVKLVTEAFTSMGFKADTIALGEGPQTAYNITAEYPGTTRPDEVLLVASHLDAYYTGADDNSSAVAATLETARAVRKHSFARTIRFMAFDLEEFGCLGSTRYFEAGHGHDVVAAIVMDMIGYASYKSNSQKSIMGIKLPDKGDFLLVIGNEASATMTQRMVAMGNTFDLAKLVGIIAPGDGGYFLSMAFMRSDHGLLWYNGIPALFLTDTANFRNPNYHKTTDIPATLDPDFLASNTRALAAAVAIFAEVQK; via the coding sequence ATGAAACTTTTACACATTGGAGCAATCGTCCCATTTTTCATACTCTGCTGTTCACCCAGTGCGCCTGATATCAACGGGGCCGGCGTTGCGGTCGAGGTCGCCGACGATGTTGTCACTGCCAACCTGATGCCCTGGATCGAGAAGCTGGCGGCAGTGCGAATGATGGATACACATGTGAATTGTGAAGGCTTTAAAGAGGAGGAGTTGTTTCCCGCCTGTGATTTGAACCGGGATGCGGCTGTCAAACTGGTCACTGAGGCATTCACTTCGATGGGCTTTAAGGCGGACACCATAGCTCTGGGCGAAGGTCCCCAGACCGCGTATAATATCACAGCTGAATACCCTGGGACAACACGTCCCGATGAGGTCCTCCTGGTAGCCAGTCACCTGGATGCCTATTATACCGGAGCGGACGACAATTCGTCTGCCGTAGCGGCCACGCTTGAAACAGCCCGAGCGGTGCGCAAACATAGTTTCGCACGAACCATCCGCTTCATGGCTTTTGATTTGGAGGAATTCGGCTGTTTAGGCAGTACGCGTTATTTTGAAGCAGGCCATGGACATGATGTCGTTGCAGCGATCGTAATGGATATGATAGGTTATGCCTCGTATAAATCCAACAGCCAGAAAAGTATCATGGGCATCAAGCTTCCGGATAAAGGAGATTTTTTGCTCGTTATCGGAAATGAAGCTTCAGCAACCATGACGCAGCGTATGGTCGCTATGGGCAATACGTTCGATCTGGCTAAACTTGTCGGCATCATTGCTCCCGGAGATGGCGGTTATTTTCTTTCAATGGCCTTCATGCGCAGCGATCACGGTTTGCTCTGGTACAACGGCATTCCGGCGCTTTTTCTCACTGACACCGCAAACTTTAGAAATCCGAATTATCACAAAACGACCGATATACCAGCAACTCTTGATCCCGACTTCCTCGCCAGCAATACACGAGCATTGGCAGCAGCTGTCGCCATTTTCGCAGAGGTGCAGAAATGA
- a CDS encoding ADP-ribosylglycohydrolase family protein, whose translation MNTMERFHGSLLGLAVGDAVGTTVEFQSRGTFEPLTDMVGGGPFRLAPGQWTDDTSMALCLATSLIEQDAFDARDQMDRYCRWADTGYLSSTGHCFDIGNTVASALRRYQRDGNPYAGSIDPHTAGNGCIMRLAPVAMRFFPHLDMVERFAILSSRTTHGAGECIDACRLFSRIICRALLGESKEEVLSGDAGLVFSSERISAIALASYRTKPDEQIRGSGYVGESLEAALWAFAHTDTFKDAILAAANLGDDADTTAAVCGQVAGAYYGESGIPEHWLDRLAMRYEMTKLADQLYLKTVEAVNPHNTAATLSSMNTLRGHETQPA comes from the coding sequence ATGAACACGATGGAGAGATTTCACGGAAGCCTGCTTGGACTCGCGGTGGGTGACGCCGTTGGGACAACGGTAGAGTTTCAAAGCCGGGGAACCTTCGAGCCTCTGACCGATATGGTCGGAGGAGGCCCGTTCCGGCTTGCGCCTGGTCAATGGACGGACGACACGTCAATGGCGCTTTGTCTGGCTACCAGTCTCATCGAGCAAGATGCGTTCGATGCCCGGGATCAAATGGACCGTTACTGCCGCTGGGCCGATACAGGCTACCTGAGCAGTACCGGGCATTGCTTCGACATCGGCAACACCGTCGCGTCGGCACTGCGAAGGTATCAGCGCGATGGTAATCCGTATGCCGGATCCATCGATCCCCATACCGCAGGCAACGGCTGCATCATGAGGCTCGCCCCCGTTGCGATGCGTTTCTTTCCCCATCTTGATATGGTCGAACGATTTGCGATCCTGAGTTCACGCACAACGCATGGCGCCGGGGAGTGTATCGACGCATGCCGGCTCTTCTCCAGGATCATTTGCCGCGCCCTCCTGGGAGAGTCCAAGGAGGAAGTGCTCTCAGGCGATGCCGGCCTGGTCTTCTCGAGCGAGCGCATTTCGGCGATTGCTCTTGCGTCTTATCGAACAAAGCCGGACGAACAGATACGAGGATCCGGCTATGTCGGCGAGAGTCTGGAAGCGGCGCTGTGGGCTTTCGCGCATACCGATACTTTTAAAGATGCAATTTTGGCGGCGGCGAATCTTGGAGACGACGCGGATACCACAGCGGCCGTATGCGGCCAGGTTGCCGGCGCCTACTACGGCGAAAGCGGGATTCCCGAACATTGGCTGGATCGCCTGGCGATGCGCTATGAAATGACGAAACTGGCGGATCAGCTTTATCTGAAAACGGTAGAAGCGGTCAATCCCCACAATACTGCGGCCACGCTGTCAAGCATGAACACGCTCAGGGGGCATGAGACACAGCCTGCTTAG
- a CDS encoding class I SAM-dependent methyltransferase — protein MRNQLEYGNWIRKKILFILGVCTLVFFALIFLPFGFLYRIFMTGGFIFAAVSFLFPLYAYIMFSQRGGKYQDKVYQLITQSLGDGVTGQILDIGAGNGVLAVKLAQIYPEARVTGIDYWGKDWEYSKNACERNALIGKVKNRVRFQKGDAAKLEFDDDMFDAVVSNLTFHEVRSVKDKREVVLEALRVLKPAGRFAFVDYFYDTKRYGSPDDFKKHFNLSQLEYKPIKELIEMPFLLRHPKIFGKVGLLYGKK, from the coding sequence ATGAGAAACCAATTAGAGTATGGGAACTGGATCCGCAAAAAGATTCTCTTTATCCTGGGCGTATGCACGCTTGTTTTTTTCGCTCTCATCTTTCTGCCCTTTGGATTTCTCTATCGTATCTTCATGACTGGCGGCTTCATATTCGCCGCCGTCAGCTTTCTGTTCCCGTTGTATGCTTATATTATGTTCTCGCAACGTGGCGGGAAATACCAGGACAAAGTCTATCAGCTGATCACTCAAAGTCTTGGCGATGGAGTTACGGGCCAAATTCTCGATATTGGCGCTGGCAACGGCGTGTTGGCCGTAAAGCTTGCCCAGATCTATCCGGAAGCTCGGGTTACCGGTATTGATTATTGGGGAAAGGATTGGGAGTATTCCAAGAATGCATGTGAAAGGAATGCGCTGATCGGCAAGGTCAAAAACCGCGTCCGCTTTCAAAAGGGAGACGCGGCAAAGCTGGAGTTTGATGATGACATGTTCGATGCCGTAGTCAGCAACCTGACCTTTCATGAAGTGCGATCCGTTAAGGATAAACGTGAAGTAGTTCTGGAAGCGCTGCGGGTTTTGAAGCCTGCCGGAAGGTTCGCCTTTGTTGATTACTTTTACGATACGAAACGCTACGGGAGTCCGGATGACTTTAAAAAACATTTCAATTTATCGCAGCTGGAGTATAAACCGATCAAAGAGTTGATCGAGATGCCATTCCTGTTACGGCATCCAAAAATATTTGGCAAAGTAGGCCTCCTCTACGGCAAGAAATAG
- a CDS encoding DinB family protein: MTTSRPHHSLQPIRSPWLIAGRLLIAAVFLAEADLDARPSQGGWTIRQIVHLIVDGDDIWKLCIKMAMGNEDGEFALEWYWALPQQTWAERWAYAKRSPDVSLALFRAERAHVVQLLESAPEVWERSVTLRTPKGEWSGFLLDLWCKCKRTTFSITSSGFMLFWLNGVARDQTVTILQRPVVQAEIASPGRV, from the coding sequence ATGACGACAAGTAGACCACACCACAGCCTGCAACCGATCCGATCCCCCTGGCTGATCGCCGGCCGGCTGCTCATCGCAGCTGTGTTCCTGGCGGAGGCTGACCTGGACGCCAGGCCTTCCCAGGGCGGCTGGACCATCCGCCAGATCGTCCACCTCATCGTCGATGGAGACGACATCTGGAAGCTGTGCATAAAGATGGCGATGGGAAATGAAGACGGGGAGTTTGCCCTGGAATGGTACTGGGCGCTGCCTCAGCAGACATGGGCGGAGCGATGGGCCTACGCCAAACGCTCACCGGATGTTTCCCTCGCTCTCTTCAGGGCGGAAAGGGCGCATGTGGTGCAACTGCTCGAGAGTGCGCCGGAGGTATGGGAGCGTTCGGTCACATTGCGTACACCGAAGGGTGAATGGAGCGGGTTCCTGTTGGATTTGTGGTGCAAATGCAAGCGGACCACGTTTTCCATCACATCAAGCGGCTTCATGCTATTTTGGCTGAACGGGGTGGCGCGTGACCAGACGGTAACAATCCTGCAGCGCCCTGTCGTACAGGCCGAAATCGCGTCGCCAGGCCGGGTATGA
- a CDS encoding class I SAM-dependent methyltransferase, which produces MTTVHPRVCPVELADSLDNKLRRWLQNPHKILAPYLSEGMCALDVGCGPGFFSIELARLVGPGGRVIAADLQQGMLDKLAAKIRGTDLATRIHLLKCDTSNLNLSEPVDFILTFYMVHEVPDQAAFFRQLYPWLRETGKILLVEPRMYHVSRKQFRETLHRAEAAGFVSTLGPSLLLSWSAVLIKKAAAAS; this is translated from the coding sequence ATGACAACAGTCCATCCAAGAGTGTGTCCAGTCGAGCTTGCTGATTCTCTGGACAACAAACTGAGGCGGTGGCTGCAAAATCCACACAAGATACTTGCACCCTATCTATCCGAGGGCATGTGCGCATTGGATGTCGGCTGCGGCCCTGGGTTCTTCTCGATCGAGCTTGCGCGGCTGGTGGGCCCTGGCGGGAGAGTTATAGCGGCTGATCTGCAACAGGGTATGCTCGACAAGCTGGCTGCCAAAATCAGGGGAACGGACCTGGCGACGCGCATCCATCTGCTCAAGTGTGATACCTCCAACCTCAACCTTTCGGAACCGGTTGATTTCATCCTGACCTTCTACATGGTGCATGAAGTGCCGGATCAGGCGGCCTTCTTCCGCCAGCTGTACCCCTGGCTGCGCGAAACAGGGAAAATTCTCCTGGTCGAGCCTAGAATGTACCATGTGTCGCGGAAGCAGTTTCGCGAAACCCTTCATCGTGCCGAAGCGGCGGGATTTGTCAGCACGCTGGGGCCCAGCCTGCTGCTGAGCTGGTCGGCCGTGCTGATCAAGAAAGCAGCAGCGGCGAGTTGA
- a CDS encoding PQQ-binding-like beta-propeller repeat protein: MIKYIAAALILLFLAAGGPAQTFQFALITDPHVGGATGAEDLALTVADINQQAGICFVILAGDVSEFGSDAELTLAKKILGRLNKPLYLVPGNHDSKWSESGCTSFACILGGECFAFVINGFCFIGTASGPNMRMAPGLVPREHLAFLDSALTAAGDRPVLFVNHYPLNDELANHAAVIRRLKQSNIQLSLLGHGHTNRLFDFSGIPGVMGRANLRTGDQPAGYTLITADSLQLLFAERTPGGATGPPWARVPVFHRRFEPDTLGAAGEAYPVNQVYRNAQERWHFIDNSDIGSGIVCAGDRAVYANARGEIVCIDPGDGSVRWRLATRGKCWATPAISGRTVVCASTDSAIYALDLKSGRVKWRMHTGKAIVASPLVWAGRIYIGSSEGILRCIDLAAGRLIWQYDGIDGFVETRPLWYQQRLYFGSWGNTFYALEASSGRLAWKRQKYVNRMLSPAAVQPVAAHGRIFIVAPDRRMTALDAMTGAEIWDSGAYSCRESIGISADGELVYIKTMQEGDLCAFPSRALTQQLAWRAVTGAGYEIAPTPIVEQDGMVLMPTTSGRVYAIDNKTGKVAWVHQLSEALITGICPAGKRRIVVTALDGTVAAIVWRRP, from the coding sequence ATGATAAAGTATATCGCGGCCGCTTTAATACTGCTGTTCCTCGCGGCCGGTGGTCCGGCCCAGACCTTTCAGTTCGCCCTCATTACCGACCCCCATGTCGGTGGTGCTACCGGCGCGGAGGATCTGGCGCTCACGGTAGCGGACATCAACCAGCAAGCCGGGATCTGTTTTGTCATCCTGGCGGGCGATGTCAGCGAATTCGGGTCCGATGCGGAGCTGACGCTGGCGAAGAAAATCCTCGGCCGGCTCAACAAACCCCTCTATCTCGTTCCGGGTAACCACGACTCGAAATGGTCGGAGAGCGGCTGCACCAGCTTTGCGTGCATTCTGGGCGGCGAATGCTTTGCGTTCGTTATAAACGGCTTTTGCTTCATCGGCACCGCCTCCGGGCCCAACATGCGCATGGCGCCCGGGCTTGTCCCGCGTGAACATCTGGCCTTTCTCGATTCTGCGTTGACCGCCGCCGGCGATCGCCCCGTCCTCTTTGTCAACCACTATCCGCTCAACGACGAGCTGGCCAACCACGCCGCGGTCATCCGCCGGCTAAAACAGAGCAATATCCAGCTCTCCCTGCTCGGGCACGGTCACACCAACCGCCTGTTCGATTTCTCCGGCATCCCCGGCGTGATGGGGCGCGCCAATCTGCGCACCGGCGATCAGCCGGCCGGCTATACGCTCATCACCGCCGATTCGCTGCAGCTGCTTTTTGCGGAACGGACACCCGGTGGAGCGACCGGGCCGCCCTGGGCGCGCGTGCCGGTCTTCCATCGCCGGTTCGAACCGGACACCCTGGGGGCCGCCGGTGAGGCGTATCCGGTGAACCAGGTTTACAGGAATGCGCAGGAACGCTGGCACTTCATCGATAACAGCGATATCGGCTCGGGCATCGTCTGTGCCGGTGATCGCGCGGTTTACGCCAATGCCCGTGGTGAAATCGTCTGCATCGATCCCGGGGACGGCAGTGTGCGCTGGCGCCTGGCCACACGCGGCAAGTGCTGGGCTACGCCGGCCATAAGTGGACGCACCGTGGTCTGTGCCAGCACGGACAGCGCCATTTACGCCCTCGATCTCAAATCCGGCCGGGTCAAATGGCGCATGCACACAGGCAAAGCGATCGTGGCCTCGCCGCTGGTGTGGGCCGGCCGGATTTATATCGGCTCGTCCGAGGGGATCTTGCGCTGCATCGACCTGGCCGCCGGCCGCCTGATATGGCAGTATGACGGGATCGACGGTTTTGTCGAAACCCGGCCGCTCTGGTATCAGCAGCGACTCTATTTCGGCTCCTGGGGCAACACCTTTTATGCCCTGGAGGCCTCCTCCGGCAGGCTGGCCTGGAAGCGGCAGAAATACGTCAATCGCATGCTTTCGCCCGCGGCCGTCCAGCCCGTGGCCGCCCATGGCAGAATCTTTATCGTCGCACCGGACCGCCGCATGACCGCGCTCGATGCGATGACCGGCGCGGAGATTTGGGATTCCGGGGCGTATAGCTGCCGCGAATCGATCGGAATCTCCGCGGACGGCGAACTCGTTTATATTAAAACGATGCAAGAGGGGGATCTTTGCGCTTTTCCGAGCCGCGCGCTGACGCAGCAGCTGGCCTGGCGTGCGGTTACCGGCGCCGGTTATGAGATCGCGCCGACCCCGATCGTGGAACAGGACGGCATGGTGCTGATGCCGACGACATCGGGAAGGGTTTATGCCATCGATAATAAAACAGGGAAGGTGGCCTGGGTCCACCAACTGTCCGAAGCCCTGATCACCGGAATCTGCCCGGCCGGGAAGCGGCGTATCGTGGTGACCGCGCTCGATGGCACGGTCGCTGCGATCGTCTGGCGGAGACCATGA
- a CDS encoding helix-turn-helix transcriptional regulator — MTLNTLDLVLFLAASQAAFLGILILHKYPGLPANRILGIMMLLYAVIVGHNLAVELGYFSRFPHLLLVPLGFTLLVAPLHYFYARMLTHPEARFRRRDALHAIPALLYWLAILPDFAESTQELNARLSIAAETMSPRFLIFNLVLVLQAMVYLGLTMALIRRFHQRLRLMFASLERLKLTWLQQITFLLISAWMIFALEEFLLMLGINLTSFDLSSLLIGVYIYLMGYMALLKSEIFSQPALTEPMHLLESMDAEEALAKSNRYEKSGLSPERAQDLTRILLAVMDEKEPYTNNELTLADLAEVVQITPHNLSEILNTHLQKNFYDFINQYRIEKAKRDLADPAKRHLKILALAYDAGFNSKTAFNTLFKQSTHMTPSEYRARFLPQAI, encoded by the coding sequence ATGACCTTGAACACCCTCGACCTGGTCCTGTTCCTGGCGGCCTCACAAGCCGCTTTTCTCGGTATCCTTATCCTGCATAAATATCCCGGCCTGCCGGCAAATCGCATCCTCGGCATCATGATGCTGCTTTATGCCGTCATCGTGGGTCACAATCTGGCGGTGGAGCTGGGCTATTTCAGCCGGTTTCCGCATCTGCTTCTGGTGCCGCTCGGATTCACTCTGCTGGTCGCACCGCTGCACTATTTTTACGCCAGAATGCTGACTCATCCCGAAGCCCGCTTTCGCCGCCGGGATGCCTTGCACGCCATCCCGGCTCTCCTCTATTGGCTCGCTATTTTGCCCGATTTCGCCGAATCGACGCAGGAATTAAATGCCCGGCTCAGCATCGCCGCCGAGACCATGTCGCCGCGTTTCCTGATCTTCAATCTGGTCCTCGTCCTGCAAGCCATGGTTTATCTGGGATTGACGATGGCCCTGATTCGGAGATTTCACCAGCGATTACGGCTCATGTTCGCTTCACTCGAAAGGCTGAAATTGACCTGGCTGCAGCAAATCACCTTTTTGCTGATCTCCGCCTGGATGATCTTTGCGCTGGAGGAGTTCCTGCTGATGCTGGGGATCAATCTGACCAGTTTCGACCTCTCCAGCCTCCTGATCGGCGTGTACATCTATCTCATGGGATATATGGCGCTGCTCAAATCGGAAATCTTCAGCCAGCCCGCCCTGACAGAACCCATGCATTTGCTTGAATCCATGGACGCCGAAGAAGCTCTGGCCAAGTCCAATCGCTATGAAAAATCCGGCCTGAGTCCGGAACGGGCTCAGGACTTGACGCGCATCCTGCTCGCAGTGATGGACGAAAAAGAGCCCTACACCAACAACGAACTCACCCTCGCTGATCTCGCGGAGGTAGTTCAAATTACCCCCCATAACCTGTCCGAGATCCTCAACACCCATCTGCAGAAAAATTTTTACGATTTCATCAACCAGTATCGCATCGAAAAAGCCAAACGGGATCTGGCGGATCCCGCCAAGCGTCATCTCAAGATTCTTGCCCTTGCTTATGATGCGGGCTTCAACTCAAAGACCGCCTTCAATACCCTGTTCAAGCAATCCACCCACATGACGCCATCCGAGTACCGCGCCCGGTTTCTCCCTCAAGCCATCTGA